A genomic stretch from Chloroflexota bacterium includes:
- a CDS encoding 7-cyano-7-deazaguanine synthase, whose translation MSTSPGRVVVAMSGGVDSSVAALLLARQGYEVIGVTLRLYAEERSDAAPLSRGCCTLEDI comes from the coding sequence ATGTCGACATCCCCCGGCCGCGTCGTCGTCGCCATGAGCGGCGGCGTCGATTCCTCGGTCGCCGCGCTCCTGCTCGCCCGCCAGGGCTACGAGGTCATCGGCGTCACGCTCCGCCTCTACGCTGAGGAGCGCTCTGACGCCGCGCCCCTCAGCCGCGGCTGCTGCACCCTCGAGGATATC